A genome region from Mycolicibacterium litorale includes the following:
- a CDS encoding DUF4193 domain-containing protein, translated as MATDYDAPRRTETDDVSEDSLEELKARRNEAQSAVVDVDESETAENFELPGADLSGEELSVRVIPKQADEFTCSSCFLVHHRSRLASEKNGMMICSDCAA; from the coding sequence ATGGCTACCGACTACGACGCCCCACGGCGTACGGAGACCGACGATGTCTCCGAGGATTCGCTGGAGGAACTCAAGGCACGCCGGAACGAAGCGCAGTCGGCGGTTGTCGACGTCGACGAGTCGGAGACCGCCGAGAACTTCGAGCTGCCCGGCGCGGATCTGTCCGGCGAGGAGCTCTCCGTCCGGGTGATCCCCAAGCAGGCCGACGAGTTCACCTGCTCGAGCTGCTTCCTGGTGCATCACCGCAGCCGTCTCGCGAGCGAGAAGAACGGCATGATGATCTGCTCGGACTGCGCGGCCTGA
- a CDS encoding RNA polymerase sigma factor, with protein MAATKASPATDEPVKRTATKTPAKKTPAAKAPGANGTAPAKRAAKGTAAKARAPKKDGPATRGRGKKSTAPEAGATEALADDDLDGADTLDAEPDIDVVDDADLDLDDLDTDEAETETDDDSEEGESAEADAAPVPAAKGGAVPAAPATDDEEIAEPSEKDKASGDFVWDEEESEALRQARKDAELTASADSVRAYLKQIGKVALLNAEEEVELAKRIEAGLFATQKLAELAEKGEKLPVQQRRDMQWICRDGDRAKNHLLEANLRLVVSLAKRYTGRGMAFLDLIQEGNLGLIRAVEKFDYTKGYKFSTYATWWIRQAITRAMADQARTIRIPVHMVEVINKLGRIQRELLQDLGREPTPEELAKEMDITPEKVLEIQQYAREPISLDQTIGDEGDSQLGDFIEDSEAVVAVDAVSFTLLQDQLQSVLETLSEREAGVVRLRFGLTDGQPRTLDEIGQVYGVTRERIRQIESKTMSKLRHPSRSQVLRDYLD; from the coding sequence GTGGCAGCGACAAAGGCAAGCCCGGCAACCGATGAGCCGGTGAAGCGCACCGCTACCAAGACCCCCGCGAAGAAGACTCCCGCGGCGAAGGCCCCAGGGGCCAACGGGACCGCGCCCGCCAAGCGGGCGGCCAAGGGCACCGCGGCGAAGGCCCGCGCCCCGAAGAAGGACGGTCCCGCCACCCGCGGTCGCGGTAAGAAGTCCACCGCACCCGAGGCCGGCGCCACCGAGGCCCTCGCCGACGACGATCTGGACGGCGCCGACACGCTCGACGCCGAGCCCGACATCGACGTCGTCGACGACGCCGATCTGGATCTCGACGACCTCGACACCGACGAGGCCGAGACCGAGACCGACGACGACAGCGAGGAGGGCGAGTCCGCCGAGGCCGACGCCGCGCCCGTCCCCGCCGCGAAGGGCGGTGCGGTGCCCGCCGCACCCGCCACCGACGACGAGGAGATCGCCGAGCCGTCCGAGAAGGACAAGGCCTCCGGTGACTTCGTCTGGGACGAGGAGGAGTCCGAGGCGCTGCGGCAGGCCCGCAAGGACGCCGAGCTCACCGCATCGGCCGACTCGGTGCGCGCCTACCTCAAGCAGATCGGCAAGGTGGCGCTGCTCAACGCCGAGGAAGAAGTCGAGCTGGCCAAGCGCATCGAGGCCGGGCTGTTCGCCACCCAGAAGCTGGCCGAACTCGCCGAGAAGGGCGAGAAGCTGCCGGTGCAGCAGCGCCGCGACATGCAGTGGATCTGCCGCGACGGCGACCGCGCCAAGAACCACCTGCTCGAGGCCAACCTGCGTCTGGTGGTGTCGCTGGCCAAGCGCTACACCGGCCGCGGCATGGCGTTCCTGGACCTGATCCAGGAGGGCAACCTCGGCCTGATCCGTGCGGTCGAGAAGTTCGACTACACCAAGGGCTACAAGTTCTCCACGTACGCCACGTGGTGGATCCGTCAGGCCATCACCCGCGCCATGGCCGACCAGGCCCGCACCATCCGCATCCCGGTGCACATGGTCGAGGTCATCAACAAGCTGGGCCGCATCCAGCGCGAGCTGCTGCAGGACCTGGGCCGCGAGCCCACGCCCGAAGAGCTCGCCAAGGAGATGGACATCACGCCGGAGAAGGTGCTGGAGATCCAGCAGTACGCGCGTGAACCGATCTCGCTGGACCAGACCATCGGCGACGAGGGCGATTCCCAGCTCGGCGACTTCATCGAGGACTCCGAGGCCGTGGTGGCCGTCGACGCGGTCTCCTTCACCCTGCTGCAGGATCAGCTGCAGTCGGTACTCGAGACGCTGTCCGAACGCGAGGCCGGCGTCGTCCGCCTGCGCTTCGGGCTCACCGACGGCCAGCCGCGCACGCTCGACGAGATCGGGCAGGTCTACGGCGTCACCCGCGAGCGCATCCGGCAGATCGAGTCGAAGACGATGAGCAAGCTGCGCCACCCCAGCCGTTCCCAGGTGCTGCGCGACTACCTCGACTGA
- a CDS encoding GntP family permease has protein sequence MIVLHATIAIAAVVGLIIILKIDPVISLVVGSLYLGLASGLGLESTITAIIDGFGSIMAEVGLLIGFGVLIGALLYSMGALQRLVVLLIRALGPRRLPYAMAAALTTVFPSIYVDVQLVLAAPLARSAAPELGRNGLGLLAGALTAGILVGYVFVVPGLGTVSIAGLLDIPLATMLGYGLVIGTLTVLITVLLYSVLVRFGFWNPDKDEHASEALLEEEALAADMTDADEESGRRLPPLFLALLPVIVPLVMIAFGAIADAAGFSTSLIAFIGNPVFALFVGLLGAYVLAKVSLDRDRTDEAMTKGFNTMGQILLITGVGGSLGEVISSTDLQDVLGDLFSAEAGAPIIVSILLAWLIAAVLHLAIGSISVAAITASGIIGPVLGQLGAPVVIIGLAIGAGALFALQVNSNFFWMFQTLLGVTTRGALKALTFVTALASVVALPLIAGLSLVI, from the coding sequence ATGATCGTCTTGCACGCGACCATCGCCATCGCCGCCGTGGTCGGACTGATCATCATTCTGAAGATCGATCCCGTCATCTCGCTCGTGGTGGGCTCGCTGTATCTGGGTCTGGCGTCCGGCCTCGGCCTGGAGTCCACCATCACGGCGATCATCGACGGATTCGGCAGCATCATGGCCGAAGTGGGCCTCCTGATCGGGTTCGGAGTGCTGATCGGGGCCCTGCTGTATTCCATGGGCGCACTCCAACGGCTGGTGGTGTTGCTGATCCGCGCGCTCGGACCAAGGCGGTTGCCGTATGCGATGGCCGCCGCACTGACCACGGTCTTCCCGTCGATCTACGTCGACGTTCAGCTCGTGCTGGCTGCTCCTCTCGCCCGCTCGGCGGCACCGGAACTCGGTCGCAACGGGCTCGGTCTGCTGGCCGGCGCCCTGACCGCGGGGATCCTGGTCGGGTACGTCTTCGTCGTTCCGGGCCTCGGAACCGTGTCGATCGCCGGTCTGCTGGACATTCCGCTGGCGACGATGCTCGGCTACGGCTTGGTCATCGGCACCCTGACCGTGCTCATCACCGTTCTCCTCTACAGCGTGCTGGTGCGATTCGGTTTCTGGAACCCGGACAAGGACGAGCACGCCTCGGAAGCGCTACTCGAGGAGGAGGCACTGGCCGCTGACATGACGGACGCCGATGAGGAGTCCGGCCGGCGCCTGCCACCGCTGTTCCTCGCACTGCTTCCGGTGATCGTTCCGCTGGTGATGATCGCCTTCGGCGCGATCGCCGACGCCGCCGGCTTCTCCACGTCGCTGATCGCCTTCATCGGCAACCCGGTGTTCGCTCTGTTCGTGGGCCTGCTCGGCGCATACGTCCTCGCCAAGGTCAGTCTGGACCGCGACCGCACCGACGAGGCGATGACCAAGGGTTTCAACACCATGGGTCAGATTCTGCTGATCACCGGCGTGGGCGGATCGCTCGGCGAGGTGATTTCGTCGACCGACCTGCAGGATGTGCTGGGTGACCTGTTCTCCGCAGAAGCCGGCGCGCCGATCATCGTGAGCATCCTGCTCGCCTGGCTGATCGCGGCAGTGTTGCACCTGGCGATCGGGTCGATCTCCGTCGCGGCGATCACCGCGTCCGGCATCATCGGCCCAGTCCTTGGCCAACTCGGCGCACCGGTAGTCATCATCGGCCTGGCCATCGGCGCCGGAGCGCTGTTCGCACTGCAGGTGAACAGCAACTTCTTCTGGATGTTCCA
- a CDS encoding methyltransferase encodes MPKPPKVPPQRLVRAVDRIRAGLQRAHRSTAPGNIALLELATGAWTTAALYTAARLGVPDQLAAGPRHAKDVAARIGVDADGVYRLMRALASRGVLTQRADGSFALTRVGDALRSDAEGSLRDMVLFIGHPIRWADWGNLEHSVRTGGTAFSELHGRPFFEYLDTDPEFAAVFNNAMTASSGLADEVALGAYDFTGVRLVVDVGGGHGSVLSTILRSAPEARGVLYDLPAVVAGAGPTFDAAGVADRASATGGSFMDSVPDGGDTYVMKNIIHDWNDDDAVRILRNIRTAITPGGKLLLLEMVLPERANGFIGLLLDLEMLVTAGGRERTRGEYANLLSRTGFRITRVIDTVTPLSIIEADPV; translated from the coding sequence GTGCCGAAGCCTCCGAAGGTGCCGCCGCAGCGACTGGTGCGCGCGGTCGATCGCATCCGTGCCGGCCTGCAGCGGGCGCATCGCTCGACCGCGCCGGGCAACATCGCGCTGCTCGAACTGGCGACGGGCGCCTGGACCACCGCGGCGCTGTACACGGCCGCGCGGCTCGGCGTCCCCGACCAGTTGGCGGCCGGCCCCAGACACGCCAAGGACGTCGCCGCTCGGATCGGCGTCGACGCCGACGGGGTGTACCGGCTCATGCGGGCGCTCGCCAGCCGCGGTGTGCTCACCCAGCGCGCCGACGGGTCGTTCGCGCTGACCCGCGTCGGCGACGCCCTGCGCTCGGACGCAGAGGGCTCGCTGCGCGACATGGTGCTGTTCATCGGACACCCGATCCGCTGGGCGGACTGGGGCAATCTCGAGCACTCGGTGCGCACGGGCGGCACGGCGTTCTCCGAACTGCACGGCCGGCCGTTCTTCGAGTACCTCGACACCGACCCGGAGTTCGCGGCGGTGTTCAACAACGCGATGACCGCGAGCAGCGGCCTGGCCGACGAAGTGGCGCTGGGCGCCTATGACTTCACCGGTGTCAGGCTCGTGGTCGACGTGGGCGGCGGGCACGGTTCGGTGCTGAGCACGATCCTGCGCAGCGCCCCCGAGGCCCGCGGGGTGCTCTACGACCTGCCCGCGGTGGTGGCCGGCGCCGGCCCGACGTTCGACGCGGCCGGGGTCGCCGACCGCGCCTCGGCCACCGGCGGATCGTTCATGGACTCGGTGCCCGACGGCGGCGACACCTACGTGATGAAGAACATCATCCACGACTGGAACGACGACGATGCGGTGCGCATCCTGCGCAACATCCGCACCGCCATCACACCCGGCGGCAAACTGCTGCTGCTCGAGATGGTGCTGCCCGAACGCGCCAACGGGTTCATCGGACTGCTGCTCGACCTCGAGATGCTGGTCACCGCGGGTGGCAGGGAGCGCACCCGTGGCGAGTACGCGAACCTGTTGTCGCGCACCGGTTTTCGCATCACCCGGGTGATCGACACGGTGACCCCGCTGTCGATCATCGAAGCCGACCCGGTCTGA
- the cei gene encoding envelope integrity protein Cei: MVSSITEGTAFDRHGRPFRRRNYVPGILAIGALAVISVVVWVIALNQPVDVREAAVCNPPPPANATQPPPPALGKQVSRTDMIDVTPAKLADTTIRVLNASGQGGQAGEIAGELRDLGFAPPEAANDPIYATARLECQGQIRFGPSGRAAAAAVWLVAPCTELFEDQRPDPTVDLALGTEFAELAASDDIDAVLASLRPDATAPADPELLKQIHTGTC; encoded by the coding sequence GTGGTCTCGAGCATCACCGAAGGCACCGCGTTCGACAGGCACGGTCGCCCCTTCCGCCGGCGCAACTACGTGCCCGGCATCCTCGCCATCGGCGCGCTGGCGGTCATCTCCGTGGTGGTGTGGGTGATCGCGCTCAACCAGCCGGTCGACGTCCGCGAGGCCGCCGTCTGCAATCCCCCGCCACCGGCCAACGCCACCCAGCCGCCGCCCCCGGCGCTCGGTAAGCAGGTGTCACGCACCGACATGATCGACGTCACGCCGGCCAAACTCGCCGACACGACGATCCGCGTGCTCAACGCGAGCGGTCAGGGCGGCCAGGCCGGTGAGATCGCCGGCGAACTGCGCGACCTCGGCTTCGCCCCGCCGGAGGCGGCCAACGACCCGATCTACGCGACCGCGCGGCTGGAGTGCCAGGGCCAGATCCGGTTCGGCCCGAGCGGCCGCGCGGCGGCCGCGGCGGTGTGGCTGGTGGCGCCGTGCACCGAACTGTTCGAAGACCAGCGCCCCGACCCCACGGTCGACCTGGCGCTCGGCACCGAGTTCGCCGAACTCGCCGCGAGCGACGACATCGACGCGGTGCTGGCGAGCCTGCGCCCGGACGCGACCGCGCCGGCCGATCCGGAGCTGCTCAAGCAGATCCACACCGGCACCTGCTGA
- a CDS encoding DUF3093 domain-containing protein, whose translation MSDTRATTQTVRYRERLSVPWWWWLPGLGLAALIAYEVNMGIEGLPDWLPYALLLPVAAVVLMWFGRAEIRVVSGSHGDTELWVGPAHLPVSVVGRSAEVPRTAKSAALGRQLDPAAYVVHRAWVGPMILLVLDDPEDPTPYWLVSTRHPDRVLSALGR comes from the coding sequence GTGTCCGACACGCGCGCAACCACCCAAACGGTGCGCTACCGCGAACGGCTCTCGGTGCCGTGGTGGTGGTGGCTGCCCGGACTCGGGCTGGCGGCATTGATCGCCTACGAGGTCAACATGGGTATCGAGGGGCTGCCGGACTGGCTGCCGTACGCACTGCTGCTTCCGGTCGCGGCGGTGGTGCTGATGTGGTTCGGCAGAGCCGAGATCCGTGTCGTGAGCGGCTCGCACGGTGACACGGAGCTGTGGGTCGGCCCCGCGCATCTGCCGGTCAGCGTCGTGGGGCGGTCGGCGGAGGTGCCCAGGACGGCGAAATCCGCGGCCCTGGGACGCCAACTCGACCCGGCCGCCTACGTCGTGCACCGGGCGTGGGTGGGTCCGATGATCCTGCTGGTCCTCGACGATCCCGAGGACCCCACGCCCTACTGGCTGGTGAGCACCCGTCATCCCGACCGGGTGCTCTCAGCGCTCGGCCGCTGA
- a CDS encoding inositol monophosphatase family protein, which produces MDSDPVVLREVAEQLAGEAAAFVRARRSEVFGAASADGGSDAVSAKSTPTDPVTVVDTETERLLRDRLAERRPGEQILGEEEGGGADAGAGQLTWVLDPIDGTVNFVYGIEAYAVSIAVQRDGESVAGAVADVAADAVYSAARGHGAQLRRHGEVRPLRCNAPDRLAMALLGTGFAYAPDRRRRQAELLVELMAQVRDVRRIGSCALDLCMVAAGQLDAYYEDGVNVWDWAAGALIAAEAGATVSLPPTAGAVGGAGLVVAAAPGIAAEFDEALRRAGIRG; this is translated from the coding sequence ATGGACAGCGATCCGGTGGTGTTGCGTGAGGTGGCCGAGCAGTTGGCCGGGGAGGCAGCCGCATTCGTGCGGGCGCGGCGCAGCGAGGTGTTCGGCGCCGCCTCCGCCGACGGCGGCTCCGATGCGGTGTCCGCGAAGAGCACACCGACCGACCCGGTGACCGTCGTCGACACCGAGACCGAACGGCTGTTGCGGGACCGGCTCGCCGAACGCAGGCCGGGCGAGCAGATCCTCGGCGAGGAGGAGGGCGGCGGTGCCGACGCGGGGGCGGGCCAGCTGACCTGGGTGCTCGACCCGATCGACGGCACGGTCAACTTCGTCTACGGCATCGAGGCGTACGCCGTGTCCATCGCCGTCCAGCGCGACGGGGAATCGGTGGCCGGCGCGGTCGCCGACGTCGCCGCCGATGCGGTGTACTCGGCCGCCCGTGGACACGGGGCGCAGCTGCGCCGGCACGGTGAAGTGCGCCCGCTGCGCTGCAATGCGCCCGACCGGCTCGCCATGGCCCTGCTGGGCACCGGATTCGCCTATGCCCCCGACCGTCGCCGCCGTCAGGCCGAACTGCTCGTCGAGCTGATGGCCCAGGTGCGGGACGTGCGCCGGATCGGTTCGTGCGCGCTGGATCTGTGCATGGTGGCCGCCGGCCAGTTGGACGCCTACTACGAAGACGGCGTCAACGTGTGGGACTGGGCGGCGGGGGCGCTGATCGCGGCGGAGGCCGGGGCGACCGTGTCGCTGCCTCCCACCGCCGGTGCGGTCGGCGGCGCCGGGCTCGTCGTCGCGGCCGCCCCGGGCATCGCCGCCGAATTCGACGAGGCGCTGCGGCGCGCCGGGATCCGCGGCTGA
- the ppgK gene encoding polyphosphate--glucose phosphotransferase, whose protein sequence is MTATDSPVAEPGTSGAPARRGFGIDVGGSGVKGGIVDLDTGALVGDRFKLPTPQPATPDAVAKTIAAVVREFGWTEKLGVTYPGVVTSGVVHTAANVDKSWLGVNAQEVYSAALDGQPVTVLNDADAAGLAEERFGAGKDNSGVIVLLTFGTGIGSAVIHNGILLPNTEFGHLEVGGKEAEHRAASSVKERKGWSYERWTEEVTRVLVAIENAIWPDLFIAGGGISRKADKWVPLLKNRTPVVPAALQNTAGIVGAAMAAALDVTATNR, encoded by the coding sequence ATGACCGCCACCGATTCGCCCGTCGCAGAGCCGGGCACCTCCGGCGCACCGGCCCGCCGCGGGTTCGGCATCGACGTCGGCGGCAGCGGCGTCAAGGGCGGCATCGTCGATCTGGACACCGGGGCGCTGGTCGGTGACCGTTTCAAACTGCCCACCCCGCAGCCCGCCACGCCGGACGCCGTCGCCAAGACCATCGCCGCCGTGGTGCGGGAGTTCGGCTGGACCGAGAAGCTGGGTGTCACCTACCCCGGCGTGGTCACCTCGGGCGTCGTACACACCGCCGCCAACGTCGACAAGTCATGGCTCGGCGTGAACGCCCAAGAGGTCTACAGCGCCGCGCTGGACGGGCAGCCGGTCACGGTGCTCAACGACGCCGATGCGGCCGGCCTGGCCGAGGAGCGGTTCGGCGCGGGCAAGGACAACTCGGGTGTCATCGTGTTGCTGACCTTCGGCACCGGCATCGGCTCGGCGGTCATCCACAACGGCATCCTGCTGCCCAACACCGAATTCGGCCACCTCGAGGTGGGCGGCAAGGAGGCCGAGCACCGCGCCGCCTCCTCGGTCAAGGAACGCAAGGGCTGGAGCTACGAACGCTGGACCGAAGAGGTCACGCGTGTGCTCGTCGCGATCGAGAACGCGATCTGGCCCGATCTGTTCATCGCCGGCGGCGGGATCAGCCGTAAGGCCGACAAGTGGGTGCCGTTGCTGAAGAACCGCACGCCCGTGGTGCCCGCGGCGCTGCAGAACACCGCGGGCATCGTCGGCGCCGCGATGGCCGCTGCGTTGGATGTCACAGCTACCAACCGCTAA